CCTCCCGCCCCTCCGGGACAAGCGATACCCCCAAGTTTGCGGTCCGATTAGCCGGCATCGAGGTGATATCCGTTCCCTCCAGAAGCACCTTGCCGGAGTGCGGCTTCACAAGCCCTAATATGGTTTGCATGAGCGTCGTTTTTCCGGCGCCGTTCGAGCCGATAATGGCTACGATCTCGCCTTTCTTTACCTCGATATCCACGCCTTTTAACGCTTCAACCGGGCCGTACCTGACGGATAAGCCATTAACGCTCAGCATCCGCAGCAACCTCCTCTTTGCCTAAATACGCCTGTATGACCCGCGGATCGCTCAGCAGCTGGGCAGGGTTACCCGTCCCAATGACTTTACCGAAATCCAGAACAGTGACGGTATCGGAGACGCGCTGAACAAAATCCATATGATGCTCGATCAGCACAATCGTCAGGTCATAACCAACAAGTCTCTGAAGAAGCTCCTCCAGCTGCTTGATTTCGGCTGCCGTCATGCCGGCAGCCGGCTCGTCGAGCAGCAATACGCTTGGCTCTGTCGCAAGCGCCCTTGCAATCTCTATCATTCGCTGATGACCATACGGCAATTGGCTGGCGGACATATGCCGGTTCCCGTCATAACCAATCAGATCAAGCAACCGATGCGCCTTTTCCTGCAGTTCCGCTTCCCTGCGGCGTTGCGCAGGTGTCCTTAGGAATGCCGCTCCAAGCCCCGTCCTCGCTTTAACGGTCATCCCCGTCATGACATTTTCAAGAACGGTCAGTTCTTTGAACAGCCGGGAATGCTGGAAGGTCCGGGCAATACCTAACCCGGATACCGACGACAGCGAACCGGAGAGAGAAGCTCCATGCAGCTCCATTGCCCCTTGTTCAGGCGTATACAAGCCGGAGATTACATTCAGGAGCGTCGTTTTCCCGGCACCGTTGGGTCCAACAAGGGAATGGATCGTGCCGGCTTTTATCTCAACCGAAACTTCTTTTAATGCCTGTAGACCGCCAAACGACTTATTAATGCCCTCTAGGCGGAGTGCGGCTTCCGGGAATCTGCCCTTTTTCCTATCGTTTGCGAACGGTAAGCTATAATCAGCCGTACCGCCGATTCGATCAGCTTCCTGCGAACGAAGCTTTAAGCCAAACCGCGCTTCCAGCCAATCGTTCATCGTTCCCATAATGCCTTTCGGGAGAAAATAAAGAACCGCAAACATGATCGTCCCATACAGCGCCATGCGAAGCTTTTCCATCTCCAGTACCTCAGGCAGGAAGACCAATATAATGGCGCCTATGATGGGCCCAAGCAATCTTCCGGAGCCGCCTAAGATCACGATAAGCACAAGCTGAACCGAAGCTTGGAAATGATACGTATCCGGACTGATAAAGCTGTTCGTATGGGCATACAGCGTACCGGCAAGACCCGCTAGAACCGCACTGACGGCAAATCCGACGTATTGCGGCTTGAATTTTCGAATGCCCAAGGAAGCTGCGGCTATCTCGTTTTCCTTCGTGGCAATCATGGATCTCCCCCAAGCGGATCGCCGTATATTGTAAGCGAGGATAAGAGCCCCGACAGCAACCGCCACTGCGAGCAGATACATGCTCTGCAGATCAAAGGTATAACCGCCAAGCTTTGGCTTCGGAACGCCCGATATGCCAAGCGGCCCGCCGGTAACCCCATCCCATCTGATTAACGCTTCATGCACAACAACCCCGAAGGCGATGGTAATCATGGAGAGGTACACGCCGCCCGCTTTTATTGTAGGAATGGCAATCAAGCTGCCGATGATTAAAGAAACCGCAATTCCGGCAAGCGCGGACAGCCAGAAGTTCAATCCGTAATGCGTACTGGCATAAGCCGAGGTATACGCTCCCGCCGCCATCAATCCGGCATGGCCGATGGAGACAATCCCGCAATAGCCGACCAGAATATTCATGCCGACACACGCAATCACATAAATGCCGATTGTAAAAAACAAGTTCAGCATATATGTATCAGCCGTCCATGAAGCAGAGGCAAGCGCCGCTGCGGCAAGCAGTCCGCCCCATAGAGCTGACCTGCGGAAGATTATACTTTTCCTGCTATCATTCATTTCCGCTTCCCCCCAAGCAAGTCTGACCCTATACTTTGACGACTGTTTTCCGGACGTTAAACAGTCCCATCGGTTTCCAATACAACACGAGAATAACGATGCCATACACGAACATTTCCCGGAATGCGGTAGAGATATATTGGCCGATAAACACCTCGGCGACGCCAAGCAGCAACCCCGTTCCTACGATTCCTTTGGGATTATTGACGCCGGCCAGAATAGCGACGGAGATGGCTTTTAGACCAAGCGGCAAGCCTACATCGACGGATACGGCATAGTTCGTAGACATTAAAGCCCCGCCAATACCCGCTAGCAATCCGCTTAATACATAAGCAACGGCTACGACACGCCCGCTATTTATGCCCATCATCTCAACGGCTGTCCGGTTATCCGCTGTTGCGCGCAGCCATAAGCCCCAATGCGACTTTTGATAAAACAGGATTAACAAGGCGAGCAGCGCGCCAACGATAGGGAAGAAAATAAACTCCTTCCAATAGATGCCGGCATCCATAATGCGAAGCATGCCGCTGCCTGCCGGAGAAGGGACGACCCCTTCATCCGGACCATTGAAATAGAGGGCAACGTCCTGAATAATAATGCCGACCGCGATTGTGCTGAGTACCCACTCAACCGAATTCGCACCCTTATCGAACTTGCGTATCGCCAGCCTCTCGATCACGAGATTCAGCAAGGCTACCAGCAGGATCGAAGCAGCAAACGCGAGGGGAAACGGCAGCCCCGCATGCTCGGAGAAACCAAACAGCAGAACTCCCCCTACCATGACGAGCTGGCCTTGCGACATATTGAGAGTACCGTTTACGACATAGGTTAAGCTGTAGCCAAGCGCGATAACGGCATAGAGGCAGCCGACCGCAAGACCACTGATGATTAATTGCAAGATAAGCGACATGCTGATCCCTCTTTTCCGCTCTGTTACTGCTTGTCGGATACGACAAGCTTGCCGTCCTTCCAAACGGACATCAAATACGAATGAACGTCGATTGCATCATGATTGTCTTTCGTGAACGCCTGATCCCAATCCTTGATAACCCCGCTGTACGGGCCAAGATTTGTTTCCAGCGTGTTTTTGACCGCCTCGCGGTCTTTTTTCAGATTGCCCGTCAACTCCGTGC
This region of Paenibacillus sp. JDR-2 genomic DNA includes:
- a CDS encoding ABC transporter permease subunit, which gives rise to MNDSRKSIIFRRSALWGGLLAAAALASASWTADTYMLNLFFTIGIYVIACVGMNILVGYCGIVSIGHAGLMAAGAYTSAYASTHYGLNFWLSALAGIAVSLIIGSLIAIPTIKAGGVYLSMITIAFGVVVHEALIRWDGVTGGPLGISGVPKPKLGGYTFDLQSMYLLAVAVAVGALILAYNIRRSAWGRSMIATKENEIAAASLGIRKFKPQYVGFAVSAVLAGLAGTLYAHTNSFISPDTYHFQASVQLVLIVILGGSGRLLGPIIGAIILVFLPEVLEMEKLRMALYGTIMFAVLYFLPKGIMGTMNDWLEARFGLKLRSQEADRIGGTADYSLPFANDRKKGRFPEAALRLEGINKSFGGLQALKEVSVEIKAGTIHSLVGPNGAGKTTLLNVISGLYTPEQGAMELHGASLSGSLSSVSGLGIARTFQHSRLFKELTVLENVMTGMTVKARTGLGAAFLRTPAQRRREAELQEKAHRLLDLIGYDGNRHMSASQLPYGHQRMIEIARALATEPSVLLLDEPAAGMTAAEIKQLEELLQRLVGYDLTIVLIEHHMDFVQRVSDTVTVLDFGKVIGTGNPAQLLSDPRVIQAYLGKEEVAADAER
- a CDS encoding branched-chain amino acid ABC transporter permease — translated: MSLILQLIISGLAVGCLYAVIALGYSLTYVVNGTLNMSQGQLVMVGGVLLFGFSEHAGLPFPLAFAASILLVALLNLVIERLAIRKFDKGANSVEWVLSTIAVGIIIQDVALYFNGPDEGVVPSPAGSGMLRIMDAGIYWKEFIFFPIVGALLALLILFYQKSHWGLWLRATADNRTAVEMMGINSGRVVAVAYVLSGLLAGIGGALMSTNYAVSVDVGLPLGLKAISVAILAGVNNPKGIVGTGLLLGVAEVFIGQYISTAFREMFVYGIVILVLYWKPMGLFNVRKTVVKV